In Silene latifolia isolate original U9 population chromosome X, ASM4854445v1, whole genome shotgun sequence, the following proteins share a genomic window:
- the LOC141618553 gene encoding uncharacterized protein LOC141618553: protein MTRSPSELLLVLWANKTTPKTSTGQTPYSLVYGCEAVIPAEIHVPTTRWSLSTVEENQPLMQDSRTLVEELRDAAKIRIAFYQQTVARSYNKNVNIRVFKKGDLVLRKVFPNTKDKNAGKLAPAWEGHYLSDSIVGQGAYRLQTLDGEMIPGS, encoded by the coding sequence ATGACACGCTCTCCATCAGAACTCCTTCTAGTTCTCTGGGCTAACAAAACTACACCTAAAACATCAACAGGCCAGACACCTTACTCCTTGGTATATGGCTGTGAAGCAGTGATCCCAGCAGAAATCCATGTACCAACTACCAGGTGGAGCCTGAGTACCGTGGAGGAAAACCAGCCACTGATGCAAGACAGCCGGACCCTGGTTGAAGAGTTGAGAGATGCAGCCAAGATCAGAATAGCCTTCTACCAACAAACGGTAGCCAGAAGCTATAATAAAAATGTTAACATCAGAGTATTCAAGAAAGGGGACCTAGTCCTACGAAAAGTCTTCCCAAATACAAAAGACAAGAATGCCGGCAAACTTGCCCCTGCATGGGAAGGACATTACCTGAGTGACTCAATAGTAGGGCagggagcttacaggctacaGACCCTGGATGGAGAAATGATCCCCGGATCCTAG